One Prevotella intermedia ATCC 25611 = DSM 20706 DNA window includes the following coding sequences:
- a CDS encoding transporter, whose amino-acid sequence MELISIIKKWTLPVAIATGAIVYLLFAFIPLLSPASAVFEPIFDFLLPICMFLMLYVTFCKVDFRRLLPVQWHLWIGVFQVLFVLIAVGFILFFKLQGNSLILMESVLACIICPCASAAAIVTQKLGGNIEDMTTYTFLSNFICAALIPTCFPLIEPNVNVGFVESFLVILNRVCLILVAPMVVAYFTKHWRILRPLYKWIVSVRNLGFYFWAFTLTIITGTTVKNIVHADTTALFLAFIALVSLLLCLVQFAVGRFIGRFFDSTIEAGQALGQKNTTFAIWITFTYLNPLSSVGPGCYILWQNIINSIELWYYDKHPHKREV is encoded by the coding sequence GTGGAATTGATAAGTATTATAAAGAAATGGACGCTGCCAGTAGCCATTGCTACAGGTGCTATCGTTTACTTGCTGTTTGCTTTTATACCCCTGCTATCTCCTGCTTCGGCGGTTTTCGAGCCGATATTCGACTTCCTTTTGCCCATTTGTATGTTTTTAATGCTCTACGTAACGTTTTGCAAAGTAGATTTCCGTAGGCTCCTTCCTGTGCAATGGCATCTCTGGATAGGCGTGTTTCAGGTGTTGTTTGTTCTTATAGCCGTAGGTTTTATACTCTTTTTCAAGCTACAAGGCAACAGCTTGATACTTATGGAGTCGGTGTTGGCGTGCATTATCTGCCCTTGTGCATCGGCGGCAGCCATCGTTACACAGAAGTTGGGTGGCAACATAGAGGATATGACGACCTACACTTTCCTATCTAATTTCATTTGTGCAGCCCTCATTCCCACTTGTTTTCCGCTGATAGAACCCAATGTGAACGTTGGTTTCGTCGAGTCTTTCCTCGTTATTCTCAACCGTGTTTGTCTTATTTTAGTTGCCCCGATGGTAGTAGCTTACTTCACAAAGCATTGGCGCATATTGCGACCGCTTTACAAATGGATTGTCAGTGTACGCAATCTTGGTTTTTACTTTTGGGCTTTCACACTCACCATCATAACGGGAACCACCGTGAAAAATATCGTTCACGCCGATACCACCGCCCTTTTCCTCGCCTTCATTGCCCTCGTCAGTTTGCTGCTTTGCTTGGTACAGTTTGCTGTCGGCAGATTTATTGGTCGTTTTTTCGATAGCACTATCGAGGCGGGACAAGCCTTGGGACAGAAGAATACCACCTTTGCCATCTGGATAACCTTTACCTATCTGAACCCATTGTCGTCGGTAGGTCCCGGCTGCTACATACTTTGGCAGAATATTATCAATAGCATTGAACTGTGGTATTACGACAAACACCCTCACAAGCGGGAAGTCTAA
- a CDS encoding SDR family NAD(P)-dependent oxidoreductase has product MKKSLLKLCASLLYPKPRMDEKQLQHRFKGRWVVITGASRGIGLALAKRLMQVGANLYLIARSEAELQTLCSEAQAMGCQAVCRALDLRNRPALDLLCKELKQLPTVDYLFCNAGKSIFRKITDASERLHDFDRTIDLNYRSVVALALALLPALQKSKGQLVYTSSVSCLYPPAPGWSAYHASKCATNVWCRTAESEWKRLGVGVHVAYLPLVRTEMSMANPNYRSLPAYSADDAACILLRLAMKSRFSYQPWWARLSAPVASLFAPLVRFFYQKTVQ; this is encoded by the coding sequence ATGAAGAAAAGTTTGCTGAAACTATGTGCTTCCCTGCTCTATCCCAAGCCCCGTATGGACGAAAAGCAACTGCAACATCGCTTCAAAGGACGCTGGGTGGTGATTACAGGAGCATCGCGAGGCATCGGGCTTGCATTGGCAAAGCGGCTGATGCAGGTTGGTGCGAACCTCTATCTGATAGCTCGCAGCGAGGCAGAACTACAGACTTTGTGCAGTGAAGCGCAAGCAATGGGCTGTCAGGCGGTCTGTCGTGCACTTGATTTGCGCAACCGCCCAGCCTTGGATTTGCTATGCAAAGAACTGAAACAGTTACCCACGGTAGACTATCTCTTCTGCAATGCAGGAAAATCTATTTTCCGAAAGATTACCGATGCATCCGAACGACTACACGATTTCGACCGTACAATCGACTTAAACTATCGTTCCGTGGTGGCATTGGCGTTGGCTTTGTTGCCAGCTTTACAAAAGTCTAAAGGTCAATTGGTCTATACCTCATCGGTCAGTTGTCTATATCCCCCTGCTCCGGGGTGGTCGGCTTATCACGCATCGAAGTGTGCAACCAACGTGTGGTGTCGTACGGCAGAAAGCGAATGGAAGCGACTTGGGGTTGGTGTTCATGTAGCCTACCTACCTTTGGTACGCACAGAAATGTCTATGGCTAACCCGAATTATCGTTCTTTGCCTGCTTATTCGGCTGATGATGCTGCGTGTATTCTGTTGCGGTTGGCTATGAAAAGTCGCTTCTCCTATCAGCCTTGGTGGGCACGCCTTTCAGCTCCTGTGGCGTCATTGTTTGCTCCCTTGGTTCGTTTCTTCTATCAAAAAACCGTTCAATGA